The sequence below is a genomic window from Acanthopagrus latus isolate v.2019 chromosome 12, fAcaLat1.1, whole genome shotgun sequence.
CTTTTGTATTTCACTTGAGTACTTCAATTTTATGCTCCTTTATACTtccatttcattacatttcatttttaatacatttcagttTGCCTCATTCTTTGATAGCAGTGCTGTTGCTTTTTACGGTAATGACAATAACAGTGATATTAAATAGTGACACTGTGATAATTATACACATATGATCATTTTGTGTGAATATTCCAGCACAGATGTTAGATTTATCTGGCTGCCTTTTCACAAAGTGTAATGGTTctttttgtacctttttattttattgacattaATGGTTACAGTCTGTTGTTACAATAGTGTACTTTATTTGCCaagaacagacaaaacacacagtagcAGATGAAGATacatttgattaattttctATGGACACTGTGAATTCCTTTGCCCACAATAATAATGTGAGTTTGCAGGTCTAGACTTTAGATTCAACACATatgatcaataaataaaacataatgcaTTTTGTAAGATATCACCTCCCAACAGTATAATGATATATAAATTAGTTAAACCTACTTCTATATCTAACAAGCTATGGCATTAAAATGCTTCTCACTTCTTGATGCCTTAAATCTATTTTGCTGAtacttgtttttacattcaagTTACTGTACATGTCAGTTATCCAAGTACTCACAATGCACGTCTCactaaaatgtttcttttacacagttttcacactttttgcaGGAGAGAAATTATGCATTTTGGTCACATCAAGTTCGGAACACGGAACCACAGGTAGGCTGATGAAGGGATATCAACACAAATCGCTCTGCGCGCCAGTCCACTCAATCAATAACCCAATTAAGGCGTAATAAATGTCTCTCGTACCTGCATTGCGTCTGGATTTGAGTCGCtgtctgtgcagaaaaaaaaaatatcgcAGCAATCCTCCGCTGGCTCTCCTCCCGCGACCCTTCAGTGATCTGCAGcagagacaagagagaggagagctgtgaggaggaggaggaggaggaggaggaggaggaggaggagcagagctgcCCCCACAGTCCTCAACTGGAATGATCACAGCCACAGACGAACAGATCAGACCTGAGGAGTCAGGAGTCAGCAGCAGGGGAGTGGAGATCCTCAGCGGACAGCAGTAAAAGCAGCCCTGCTATGAAGCTGGTCTCAACAAGTGAGGAGGAGGCGAGCAATTTATAGAGCGAAGGTGTGGATGAGCTGCTCACGTCGTGACAAACAGAATTATTAGAAGTGCCAGACACAATATAACCAGCAGAGACGCGTCCGAGCTCAGACAGAAGTGCGACTCTCTGAGGAAATTAACTCCGCATCCTTCCTCTGTGCTTTGCTTTGTCCTTTATAATCCCGCTctgatataataaaaacaagaagtttattatattattagatttacactccctctctccatcagtCCTGCAGGCTGCTTGTGACGGTGTCTCACTTCGGTCCAGCCACAAACTTTGAGGTGTCACTTAAAATATGTTGCAGGATCAAAACGACAACATCAGCATGCAAAACTGtcatttgatgtgtttgttatgGAGGCGGAAACAATCATAATGTGTCAgctaatgtttttcttttatttctattgCATTGCTTAAAGGTGCAACGTGTAAGAACTTacttcaaaacatttaaaaatgaatgaagatTATCCACAAAGAgtgaattttctttcttttcttttttcttttaatcgtTGACGTGTATGAGGTTAGTGTGCTGAACAGCTAGCTCCATCAGACCAaggctcctgtgctagtggtgttAGCGCCAACACTTCCCCATAGCTCCGGCCAGCTAATATGACCACTATCTAcaaagctaactgagctaactgcaGTTAGCGGTTACAGCTGGCCAAttattacatactgcacctttaagggaTAATACATCTATTCATTGTGCGGTGGCTCCCTCATACACGATGATGAGTTTAGGGTGGCTCGTGGTTCAATCTCATCTTGCCAAACCAGagaaaactataaaaaaaaaacatttaataggCAGGCTGCACATCGATCTATAATGTGCTGTAAGCGCAGTGTCAAAATTCGACTTTGAATTTGACATTACGAGGCAGCGTTCCCTCTGTACTGTGCACCTGTTCTATTCACGGTTTCACATTAACTTGAAAGGTAAATTAATACGAGCGCAGGAAGCTGCCTCCTGTGCCCAAAATATGCTCTGACATTGCATCAGTGCCTCTTCTCAAATTCTGTGAAAGTCACGAGGAGGACTTCTTTTATTATTGTCTAGGGGAagctggaaaaaacaacaacaaatagaAAATGGATGGAGACCGACTGTGATGGAGCGAAAGAGGGAAAGATTTTAAGCGACGCATGGAGAGAAGTAAATGTATATTTCACTTGTGTGCATACTAATGGACTGTGAATCAGCTTAAAACAAATTGTGCATACTAGTGTTTttgttataaagaaaatacaaactaatGGTGGCTGGTTGTTCCTAAAGTATTGGATGAACCGTAGTAATATCATTGGCATCATGAAAACCGGAGAAATTCAATATTTCTGCACTGTGCGTCCTTGTGGCTCTTATCTTCCTACAGGTCTGTCTCACTCCTGCAGACACCGAGGTTATTTTTAGCTTCACAAGTTCCAGAGAGCCTCCAGTTTCCCTGGTGCCTTACACATCAGCTCAGGGTTTAATTGAGGGTGTGTGTCCGGTGCAGATGTGCCTTTTGATCGTGTGTtagcgtgtgtctgtgtgaaatggagtttcttttattttccctccctcctcatgaatgttgcattttatttttttcagaatttgccacaaacactcacacgcATGGCTGCACGCATGTGAGTGCATATCCAGGCTTTGTCTCCAGCTGCGCCACAAATATCCACCACTTCTCATTCTCATGTACGATGGCTGATGTTAAAATAACCTTCTGTTATAATGTAAAACCTCCTTATGAAttactgacatgtttgtgtaatGGTGGAGATGAAGATAAACAGCTTCATAGCATAATTGTATTATATTCAGTGGTTGTAACTCTTTAACCAAAGGTTCAAACACAAGGCAAAATATGGTAACCAAAATTAAAACCTCCAAAACTTTCCCCATAAACAAGACTATACAATAaatactgtgttgttttctgaccCTGGTGATAGATCTTTTATAagaaacaacacataaataagAGTCCTCAGCCATGCTAGCTATGCTTTGCCTTGATcttaatgctaatgttagcatgctaatgtgctCATATGAAGGGTTACCATGCTGATGATAAGCAGGCATAATGTTAACCATGCTCACCATCTTTGTTTAGCATATGATGCTAACATTTGCAAAGAGGCGCTAAAGCGGCAAGTAGGTTTTGCAGGCCTTAGACCAAAGTTTCGGACAAATTTGACCTGATGTTACAATAGATGCAAAGTTGGAGGATCATTAAACTTTATACAGTTTATCCAGAAGGGTCCGTGAATTAATTCATAGTTGTTGAGAAATTCCAGTCTGGACCACAGTTCTGGCCTGACAGCTTAgctaaaaagacattttctcctTATTGGGCAATTTTTTGGGATGATTCGAAGTACATGTTTAAGAAAAGAGCATTTTAGTTTAGTAATATTCACCCATCTACTTGCACTACCtctctgcactgctgctatgAATCTCCACCAATCTGACTAAAAGTCGAGTGAAAACTGAAGACTGTAgtatgtttttttggggggaaaactGGAAAGACTTCTAAAGCTCCCAGTAGAGTTTTTTCTGTTGAAGATATGGTGGAATATAACCACTTCATTCACCCCCTGCTGCACCATGCTCAATATTTTCCTGACCCACCAGGCCCATAGGAATCATAATGCTGAAGAACTTCAACAGTTTAATTAACTCACCAATCCTAATCTGCCCCGTGTGTTAATTACGTGTGCGCAGCTCCGAAGATATGGGGATGGTCGTTTTTATTATGACCCACTGAAGGTTACAAGTTAATTACAGGATGTGCCGCCACTTAATTTCCACTTAGACCTCTGTTAATGTGGAACAAAGcagataaaaatgttgtattaCCTTTCTTTTTGCTTATATTTTCAGGTAGCTGCATATAAGTAACGCAACACATACACTACATTAAAGCTGGCTTATTGAAAGCTGATTGGGTTGAATGACACTATATAGATCAGGTGTGACACGTCTTTATGTATTAATATGTTCACCTAATGTAAGATTTCACATGCTGTCAGTATGCACATGTTTGTGaacatgtttcacaataaagaagtgacattttcctttttttcacatattgttGCTGTACAGTGAAAACTGTGAATCTCCAACTTTGTTGATGCTgaatttttgcacatttaaataaccattattataataataaccattattatttcagatacacataaaaacaaagtgaacaaaaacaaaaactagtGCAGGAGAAGTAAGAGGCTGTAAGGTCTCTATGAATTAATCAGTGACAGATAAacagaattaaatcaaataataacaataatggtGGAAGTCTTTGTCTCGGTTTTGTAAAACTATGAACcgttaaaacattttctgattgtCTGTCACTTCAGTCGCTTCCAAACTTTCATTGTTTACTTCCTCTATTGTCTAAAAGTCAGGGGGTTACCATGTGGGTAACTTACCTTCTTATAATTTCTCCAGTTAATTGTTGTTCAGAGAGATGggtttgtttaaaacatgtgtCTAAAGTAATTCTTAGTCACTAGCTTGCttaataaataactaaaaatcAGAGGAATAGCTACTACTAGCacctagctagctagcttggtAGCTAGTTCCCTTTAACTTATCCTAGCTAGCCTGGCTAGTTATTAGCTCTGCCTATGAGCAGCTTTCAAGAATGACTGCCACCCCACCAGGTCCCGTCAGACACACTGGTTAGTTTATTTAGCAAATAGTTTAACTCTAATAGTGCTGGTAAAGGATGACATACAGTATCTGAAATAGTTGTGATGTAGTAGTATGGTGTCTGAAAGTTAACATTCACAGTTTGGGTAAACAagcaaaaagacacaaaatggtCGCTTATCATCACCTCCACAGACTGTCACACCGTCCAGCACTGCAgacagctccagcagcagatcCCCAGCACCACGGCCAGCAACTGAGTTCAGAGTTCATGTTATTAAATTCTTCTGCACCTGAGGTACATGTGCAGACCACCTGCAATCATCCTGTTGGTTCAGTCCAGGTCACAGGTAGAGGGGGGGCAGAGGCGAGCTCCACTACCCTCTCACCTGCTCTTCTTACCCGCCTGCTTCCTCACACTCCTGCTTTTATCAGCTTCTCATCCAGCTGTCAGTGTGCTCACACTCTGTGCCCTCACCTGTAGGTCTGTGTGAGGGTTTGGGGACGTGTCACGCTGATGGAGGATGACAGTACAGTGCGTTCTGAGCCCCCGGGCCTGTGTGCTACATTTGAACTAATAGATATATCCATGGAACATCCCCTGTTGATGACTAACATTAAGACCATAactattttacacatttctgatattttatatttatttgaatgtcCTAAACAGCCATTTAAACTAGAAGAAATGcttaaatgtgtgtattttctttccAGTAGTCTGAAAGAAGACATGTTATGGAAGCAAAACAATCCCAAAACTCTTTAACCATCTAAACACCAATTACTTGTAGACTGTCTTCTCATTCCCAACTGTATTATTCTGTAACATCAGTCatcttaatttcattttcagttcgGACACCAGATGTCACTACTCTCCTGTCAAGAGTAACAGTTCCAACCAAGTCAAACCAAAGCTGTAAGCCCCAAAGTTACCAGTGGTTTAGTTTGATTTCTAGAACTTTTAATTGGGTTTTAGTCACTCTGCAATGTCTGAATACGCTCCACACACCAGACAGTATGTTAAAtgtgctctctgtgtgtatctctctcacacacattcatttttaaatcaacataatCCTGGTTGTACTCTCCTGATGTGTGATTATGTTCCAGTGCATAATCACAGGGTATCCGTGTTGAATTTACGGCGAGACAGTGTGATTAGCCTGATGTAATAGCCTGTAATATTTATATTAGACTCCACAGTTACAGGGGATTTCCTTGGTTGTAATCCACATGAAACCTCTCGACTACTGTGATGAAAGAAGCTCTAGTTAGCTGGACAGATGTTTCAGCCCTCGGGGGAATGAGCTGTAAATATCTGTTATAATAActggagggggagaaagaaactTCACAGGATGTCTGCAGAGTGTGTATTTGCCCATGGTGGAGCTTTCTTCCTGCAGgacgttttctttctttgtgtaaatCTCTTAATGGTCTTGTTTACCCTTCGGCCATAATGATTACTTACTGGGCAGTGAGCCTTTGCCATAAAAAGAAGCAGGAAATGTGTTACTGATCACAGGCTCCCTGTCAGACACACTGGTgcgtgggcacacacacactccgagtCACATAAAATGGATTTACATTTTCCTGTAGTTACTCTCCAGCAGATTAGGATTTAGTTTAGTGGAGCAGGACTTTTCTCACAGTTACTGGCCAGGCTTCACTAAACAAACATGCTAAGGATAAAATATCCACGGTCCGCCTCCGTTTCCTGACTAAGATGTGACGTCAGCCTAGAGGGAAAAGGGGGGCCCACTGAGATCCCCTCACTATCTGCTGAGGATGTGAGAGGCTGTGGCTGCTTCTGCACCACCCACTTCATTTCCCCACAATCAACAGGAAGACTGGAGGCCAAACAGAGCGGCCACActctgcaggagaggaaggacGTAGACGTCCAGCTGTACAGTCCGAACAAAGGGAAAACAATCAAGGCAAAGGAATGAGCAAGAATCAGAAAGAAGTGAAGAAAATCAGTTCAGTTTATCTGCAGAACTTGGAGAGACTAAACCAGGGGATAAAGCCAGACAAGAAGGGCTGGAAACCAAAGGAAGGAGAGTTTGCTGTGCAAACGGTGATGGAAAAGCTGCGGCAGCCACCCATAGCTGGAAAAGTGACCAAaagctcagcacacacacacagaatcagcaGAGATCTGACCTGCTCCATCTGCTTGGATCTTTTCAAGCAGCCGGTGTCTTTGCCCTGCGATCACACCTTCTGCCAGGCGTGCATTGAGGGTTACTGGAGCGGTCCCCGGGGCCCCGGGCAGGGAGGCACGGGCTCTTGCCCTCAATGCCGGAAGGTGTACCCCGGACAAAGCTACAGGCCCAACCGCATCGTCGCCAACATAGTGGAGAGCTACTGTCAGGGTCTGGAGGAGAGTGGAACTGCACCCTGCCCGCCAGATGTTGGGGCGACAGAGAGGGCTCCTGCTCCGGTGCCAcgctgcagcagacacagagaggagctgaagctTTACTGCGAGGAGGACCAGGAGCtggtgtgtctggtgtgtggtCTGTCCCAGGAGCACAGAAATCACACCATGGTGTGTGTCCAGGAGGCTGAGCAGAAGTACAGGGTGAGTTAGGCTTCAAGTTATTGTCTGTGTAGTGCAAAGGAATCGGCAGAATGTTAAGATCTGATGATGAATTAAGTTTTCAGGATTTCTGGGTATTCTCCGAAATTCTGCACATTAGGATGCATCTCAGGAAGAAtgcatattttacttttacatagTAGTCTGTGCTGCCTGTAATAGTAACAATTTACTTTTATTACATCCTTTTTAAGTTGTTAGAGagtattatttttcttctcttacgATAGTCTTTAATACATGTATATAAAAACCCCTTCATGTGGATGCAAAAGCCATTTCTTTAGTACATATAGTAATTGATATGGTCCTTTCATCAACATCCATTCCATGTTAGTCACTGCTGTGTGCAGTTAACTTAAAGGACATGCTCCTGTCTATTTTTCATTAAAGGAGTTTTCCATGTgtctatttaatgtttttgcttcAGACCAGCCTATAAAAGTACACGTGACATTGTATGTGAGgtgttgtgtctctctctccgttcAGGCGTCTCTGAACAGCTCCATGGATTCCCTAAAAGCTGAGCTCAACACAGCGCTGCAGTACgacagggaggcagaggacGAGGTCAAAAAGCTGAAGGTGAGAGGAAACGCTTCCACGGCGAGGTTTCAGGATGCATGTCACGATGCACAACATCGCACACAGTAACTCTGCAGTTTGACCCGTTTAATGTCTTAAAATCTGATTAGACcagaaaaaatgtatacatttgaaaaaaaaagaaacttattataaatatttctttccataaaaaaagaaagagtaaaacatgacatgtaTTTTATGCGTCCATCTTTGTTGTCATGTCACTCAGGGCGGGGTGTGATGGCCTAAAAATAGCAGGGCAATATTTTTAGGCTTTATCATGACACCGTTGACCAGACACCTCAGAAAACTACATACATTCCCTGTAATGCAGcctaaaaaacaggaaaaggcaTCATGATATATTGATCTCCAAAACATAGGAcgatatatagtctcatatcacggTAAAGATATGATATAGACATGTTGCCCAGCCCTGCTGCAACCTCTGCAGTTCTTGAAATGAGTGGCTGCGTGAATGAATGCTGCGTGGTTCCTCTCAGTGACGTCAGCTTCCATTTCACTCAGGAGCACACTGCTGACCTCAAGCAGCGCATCGAGGCCCAGTTCAGCGACCTGCACCAGTTCCTGTAccaggaggagaagctgctgcaggtgaagctGAAGACGGAGGAGCGCAGAGAGCTGATCCGCCTGGACGAGCACAAGGCCCTGCTGTGCGTGGAGATCTCCCGTCTGCAGAGAGCCGTCCACGAGATAGAGGACAAGCTGAAGGAGCAGGACCCGTTCACTCTGCTGCGGGTGAGCTCGGTTCACATGAACTTCGCACACGATGATCTGAGTCCATCTGGAAGTTATTAAGAGCATGATGAGTCAGCTCCGGGGATGATTAAGTCGAGAAATGCTGAGCCTGTGATTTTTAAAGCTATTGGTTTTCTAAAAGTATTTATATCACATTGAAGCACGgagagaaaaagtcaaacttgGAATGAGTGATTTCCTGTGCCAAAATGCTAAACAGGCTCCAGTATCAACATCCAAGGTCCAACTGAGCAGGGTGTGGCCCAGTTTGTACCCTGTTCTTAAAAGCCATAAACACGTTGATCATGTCGGTTTGCGTGCATTTCGGAGAGCAAACTttgacacactgacaaaaatgttgcCGCTTTTCTAATAACAAAAGCCTCAAGTGGAGACAGGATGTAGGCCAGTGATCTCACCCGCTGATCTGGGGGATAAGGAGTTTAGCTCAGGCACGGGGCCATGCTCAGGCCACGGCTGCGGGACTTTCCCCCAGCCACAGGGAGATCCCACAGGGTGGGATAGCGTGAGCTCAGACATTGATGTAATGTGGAAAAAAGCTTTCTCTCCTTTCAGATACGACAAATACTAAtcatcactctccatctctcttttcctgTGTTTACTCTTGCGCCTCGTTTACAGAGCATCAAAGTCCTCCTCCAGAGGTGAGTgtgggagggtttttttttttttttgccattcgATCCTCCAGaggttattgtttttttagcCCCGATCCTTTCTGTTTTGACTTTGCTTCTGTTGGCAGGCCTTCGCTGAAGTTTGAGAAACCTGCTTTCACACCGCCCAGTCTGTGCGAGGGTCGGTTTGCGGGGCCCCTGCAGTACAGAGTGTGGAAATCCATGAAAGGAAGCATTTATCCAGGTACTTTAAGTGACACATTGACCAAACAAATGACGAGCATTGAATTACACTAGCATCAACATCTTTCATCCAAGCATCAAGATGTGTTTTCAAAGAATCTCTCAAATCTTTCGCTGCTTTACATTTTCCTTGTTTGTAGTTCCAGCAGCCATCACGTTTAACTCCAGCACTGCCAACCCATGGCTCAGCCTGacctcctccctcacctgtGTTCGCTACCAGACCTTTAACCACACCGTGCAGGACAACCCTTACAGGTTCAACGCCGCCCTGTCACTGCTGGGGAGCCAGGGCTTCACCCACGGACGCCACTACTGGGAGATTGAAGtctacagcagcacagtgtgGACTGTGGGAGTGGCGCGAGAGTCGGTGCCCAGAAAGGGAGTCATCAAAGCCCTCCCGGCCAATGGCTTCTggactctctccctctcttatgGGATACAGTATATGGCTGGCACGTCACCCCCGAAGGTCCTGTCCCTGGAGGAGCCGCTGGCTCGGATCGGTGTGTACCTGGACTACAAGAGGGGCCTGGTGTCCTTTTACAACGCAGAGAGCATGACACACCTCTACACCTTCAGGGAGACCTTCAGGGAGACACTGTACCCTTACTTTAACTTGGGCTTTCTGGATAAAGTGCATGAGAATGAGCCTCTCAAAGTGTTCTTACCCAAGATTTAAGAACTgtgacaacaaaagaaaaagggaacaaaagaaacatgttttttttttagtaaatagttgccaaaaaacatgaaaaaaactaCTTTCTATTGTACACAAATAGAGTAAACAGTGGATTTGTAATtgtcaaacattaaatattgatattatctgtcCATAAGAAACAGGTGTATCTTGAAGGGGCCCTGGGGAGTtctcttgtaaacaaacaaaagttctGTTTATATTCAGTGTTAGTCATTAAAACACATCGCGTGCAGCTCGCCGTCTTCATCTTCTCTGCCTTTGCTGTCATTGCAGCATCTCTTGGCATGTAACTGCCACCCAGAACCATAATAATGCACGTTCCCCCACCAATATACAAATATGCTTCAAATTTCCCTTCAGTATACtgatatataaaatgtttaaaacactgctATGCTGTGGGTCGACACAATCAATGTCAAacactgtctctctgtttcatcactcattacTAATTATTGAAAGGTAGAAAACAGAAAGGAGTATTGTTAAGTAGACTATGTCACTCAGTATGATAGAGAGCCTAGGAAACGAGAGGGGAGGAGCTGAGTGCAGAGGAGACTtggggaggagatgagagaacggcagaggaaacacaagagaaaaaaaagatggctgGACACGGCAGCCAAGCACAGGACAACACAggaccagaggagaggagaaaatgaccGGAAAGGAGAGCAGAGCTTGTTTCCTTGTAAATATCTGAACTTATCTTCATATGACAATGCATAGATGATCTGTACAGCCTCGCCACTCCCTGTTGATCAGTGGAATGACATTCACCCAAAACAGGGACCCACTCGTAAAACAACAGCTCCGTTACAGATAGAAATCAAAACTTTGCGGGGAAACTTTAAGTAatatttttattcaacacatAATTCAGTTTGTAGACTGGATCTACTGCCACACATTTCACTTCGGAGAAGCTGAGCTTCAGTGAAGAGCGTGAAACTGTCTGGTCACCTGACTGCAATGTGCTTcatgtactttgttttttttaaatcagttatCTTTCTTATGCATGATACACTTGATACATTCGATATCTTCATCACTATATACTGTAATGTTTTAGACATGTTGAAAATTATGCAAAGATGTGCTGTTAAGAATTTAACAAGTTGATTTCATGGTGCCGTATCATACTAATCACGTATTTGGTGCTTTCGAGGATCTTGGGAGATGTCAAGCTCTTTGATTTGAGCCGGTGACAGAACAGTTATACAACAAGTAAAAGCAACTTTGGTTTAATAGTCTCTTTTATGTGACTAGACGGTTATAATTTTGTACTTGTGGTGCTACATGGCAGTACTAACTGTCTACCCTGGTTGATCTTAGGGCTGATGCATGTTATATGGCACCCAGTGTCACACAGAATTATACGATCGatattttaataaaagcaatttttttgaaactgtttttccCAAAAGTGTGCTTGTTccaatattaaaaatgaatagaaacaTCCTC
It includes:
- the trim69 gene encoding E3 ubiquitin-protein ligase TRIM69; amino-acid sequence: MSKNQKEVKKISSVYLQNLERLNQGIKPDKKGWKPKEGEFAVQTVMEKLRQPPIAGKVTKSSAHTHRISRDLTCSICLDLFKQPVSLPCDHTFCQACIEGYWSGPRGPGQGGTGSCPQCRKVYPGQSYRPNRIVANIVESYCQGLEESGTAPCPPDVGATERAPAPVPRCSRHREELKLYCEEDQELVCLVCGLSQEHRNHTMVCVQEAEQKYRASLNSSMDSLKAELNTALQYDREAEDEVKKLKEHTADLKQRIEAQFSDLHQFLYQEEKLLQVKLKTEERRELIRLDEHKALLCVEISRLQRAVHEIEDKLKEQDPFTLLRSIKVLLQRPSLKFEKPAFTPPSLCEGRFAGPLQYRVWKSMKGSIYPVPAAITFNSSTANPWLSLTSSLTCVRYQTFNHTVQDNPYRFNAALSLLGSQGFTHGRHYWEIEVYSSTVWTVGVARESVPRKGVIKALPANGFWTLSLSYGIQYMAGTSPPKVLSLEEPLARIGVYLDYKRGLVSFYNAESMTHLYTFRETFRETLYPYFNLGFLDKVHENEPLKVFLPKI